The following coding sequences are from one Arthrobacter sp. PvP023 window:
- a CDS encoding transglycosylase family protein, with protein sequence MNTSTRMNTPMGKSKLGTAARRGVTLAAVSAAGLALSATAANAAVPTVTSTSTWDALAQCESGGNWSTNTGNGFSGGLQFTDSTWAAYGGTGSAANATREQQIAVAENVQASQGWGAWPACAASLGLSGGGGAPAPSVPVTPAPAEVPVQAAQAPVQAASAAVAPAQAEPRHAAQVPLSGETYTVEAGETLSTIAEKLDITGGWQTLADANTDTIVDPDLVLAGQVLQLPA encoded by the coding sequence ATGAACACTTCCACTCGCATGAACACCCCCATGGGCAAATCCAAACTGGGGACCGCCGCGCGCCGCGGAGTGACGCTGGCCGCCGTTTCCGCGGCAGGACTCGCACTGTCCGCCACAGCCGCCAACGCGGCCGTGCCCACCGTAACCAGCACCAGCACCTGGGACGCCCTCGCCCAGTGCGAGAGCGGCGGCAACTGGAGCACCAACACCGGCAACGGTTTCAGCGGCGGACTCCAGTTCACCGATAGCACCTGGGCGGCCTACGGCGGCACCGGATCGGCGGCAAACGCCACCCGCGAGCAGCAGATCGCCGTCGCCGAGAACGTCCAGGCCAGCCAGGGCTGGGGTGCCTGGCCTGCTTGTGCAGCCAGCCTGGGCCTTAGCGGCGGCGGTGGAGCACCCGCACCGAGCGTCCCGGTCACCCCGGCCCCCGCCGAGGTACCGGTACAGGCCGCACAGGCTCCGGTCCAGGCCGCGTCTGCCGCAGTGGCACCCGCCCAGGCCGAACCCCGCCACGCCGCACAGGTTCCGTTGAGCGGCGAAACCTACACGGTGGAGGCCGGTGAGACCCTGAGCACCATCGCGGAGAAGCTGGACATCACGGGCGGCTGGCAGACCCTTGCCGATGCCAACACGGACACCATCGTGGATCCCGACCTGGTGCTTGCTGGACAGGTTCTGCAGCTGCCTGCCTAG
- a CDS encoding FdhF/YdeP family oxidoreductase produces the protein MPRKTPRVEEADENNLEVGKPKEWAAGFPGVYHSMKPAIEKMGVERSRKTLLALNQKDGFDCMSCAWPDPGHRKTFEFCENGAKAVTWEATPVLVPAEFWAEHPVSELRGMSEYWLGMQGRLTEPVYKPAGEDHYRPVSWNEAFSILGGKLKSLASPDEAAFYTSGRTSNEAAFLYQLFVRAYGTNNLPDCSNMCHESSGWGMGQTIGIGKATISYDDFAQADLIIIMGQNPGTNHPRMLTALEEAKEAGGEIVAVNPLPEAGLRRYKNPQKVKGIVGHGTQIADQFLQIRLGGDMALLQAVSKRVLDAEARNPGSVLDHQFLQEHCQGLEELKEHLAELDEREVLEATGLRREEIDELAERYLRAEKVIITWAMGITQHKKGVATIKEIINLLLLRGNMGKPGAGASPIRGHSNVQGDRTMGIWEQMPPAFLDALGKEFNFDPPREHGADAVETIRRMRDGDIKVFVGLGGNLVGAISDSQAAEGAMENTEMTVQISTKLNRSHTVTGKEALILPTMGRTEIDMQASGPQFVSVEDTVCAVHASHGTVRPVAPDLLSEVAIISRLARATLDGKTDADWAGFERDYDLIRDHISHVVAGCEDYNRKIRQKGGFVLPNGPRDSRTFPTPTGKAMLTVNHLEHVQRPAGTLILQSMRSHDQFNTTIYGHDDRYRGIRKGRDVVFVSPEDIAELGLSDGQHVDIHGVYEDNVKRVLRKFRVVSYPTARGCAAAYYPEANVLVPLESVAEGSNTPVSKAVIVRLEPSTA, from the coding sequence ATGCCCCGGAAGACCCCTCGTGTGGAAGAAGCCGACGAAAACAACCTTGAGGTGGGCAAACCAAAGGAGTGGGCCGCTGGTTTCCCCGGCGTCTACCACTCCATGAAGCCTGCCATCGAGAAGATGGGCGTCGAGCGGTCCCGCAAGACGTTGCTGGCCTTGAACCAGAAGGACGGCTTCGACTGCATGAGTTGCGCGTGGCCGGACCCCGGTCACCGCAAGACGTTCGAGTTCTGCGAGAACGGTGCCAAGGCTGTCACGTGGGAGGCCACCCCGGTGCTTGTCCCTGCGGAATTCTGGGCGGAGCACCCGGTCAGCGAACTGCGGGGGATGTCCGAGTACTGGCTCGGGATGCAGGGGCGGTTGACCGAACCGGTATACAAGCCCGCGGGGGAGGACCATTACCGGCCCGTCAGCTGGAACGAAGCCTTTTCCATCCTGGGCGGCAAGCTTAAGAGCCTGGCGAGCCCCGACGAGGCTGCGTTCTATACCAGCGGCCGGACCTCTAACGAGGCCGCCTTCCTGTACCAGTTGTTCGTGCGGGCATACGGAACCAACAACCTGCCGGACTGTTCCAACATGTGCCATGAGTCCTCCGGCTGGGGCATGGGCCAGACCATCGGCATCGGCAAGGCCACCATCTCCTACGACGATTTCGCCCAGGCGGACCTGATCATCATCATGGGGCAGAACCCGGGCACCAACCACCCGCGCATGCTCACCGCCCTCGAGGAAGCCAAGGAAGCCGGCGGCGAGATCGTTGCCGTCAACCCGCTGCCCGAGGCCGGACTGCGCCGGTATAAGAACCCGCAGAAGGTCAAGGGCATCGTGGGACACGGCACGCAGATAGCCGACCAGTTCCTGCAGATCCGGCTGGGCGGGGACATGGCGCTCCTGCAGGCGGTGTCCAAGCGCGTTCTCGACGCCGAAGCCAGGAACCCGGGCAGCGTGCTGGACCACCAGTTCCTCCAGGAGCATTGCCAAGGGCTGGAGGAACTCAAGGAGCACCTCGCCGAACTGGATGAGCGCGAAGTGCTTGAGGCCACCGGCCTGCGCCGCGAAGAAATCGACGAACTGGCCGAGCGCTACCTGAGGGCCGAGAAGGTCATCATCACCTGGGCCATGGGCATCACGCAGCATAAAAAGGGCGTGGCCACCATCAAGGAGATCATCAACCTCCTGCTGCTGCGGGGAAACATGGGCAAACCCGGTGCAGGAGCGTCCCCGATCCGCGGCCACAGCAATGTCCAGGGCGACCGCACCATGGGCATCTGGGAACAGATGCCGCCGGCTTTCCTGGATGCCTTGGGCAAGGAGTTCAACTTCGATCCGCCCCGGGAGCACGGCGCAGACGCCGTGGAAACCATTCGAAGGATGCGCGACGGCGACATCAAGGTCTTCGTGGGCCTTGGCGGCAACCTGGTGGGGGCGATCTCCGACTCCCAGGCAGCCGAAGGCGCCATGGAGAACACTGAGATGACCGTGCAGATCTCCACAAAGCTCAACCGCTCCCACACGGTGACAGGCAAGGAAGCCCTGATCCTGCCCACCATGGGACGTACCGAGATCGACATGCAGGCCTCCGGCCCGCAGTTCGTGTCGGTGGAGGACACCGTCTGCGCCGTCCACGCCTCCCACGGCACGGTACGGCCCGTGGCACCGGACCTGCTCTCGGAAGTGGCCATCATCAGCAGGCTGGCCCGCGCCACCCTGGACGGGAAGACCGACGCCGACTGGGCCGGGTTCGAGCGCGACTACGACCTCATCCGCGACCATATCTCCCATGTGGTGGCGGGCTGCGAGGACTACAACCGGAAGATCCGCCAGAAGGGCGGTTTTGTGCTCCCCAACGGACCCCGGGACTCGCGCACGTTCCCCACGCCCACGGGCAAGGCCATGCTCACCGTCAACCACCTGGAGCACGTGCAGCGCCCGGCCGGCACACTGATCCTGCAATCCATGAGGTCGCACGACCAGTTCAACACCACCATCTACGGCCACGACGACCGCTACCGCGGCATCCGGAAGGGCCGCGACGTGGTCTTTGTCAGCCCCGAGGACATCGCCGAGCTGGGCCTGTCCGATGGCCAGCACGTGGACATCCACGGGGTGTACGAGGACAACGTGAAGCGAGTGCTCCGGAAGTTCCGTGTGGTCTCGTACCCTACGGCCCGGGGGTGCGCGGCGGCCTACTATCCGGAAGCCAACGTGCTGGTTCCGCTGGAAAGCGTGGCCGAGGGCAGCAACACCCCGGTGTCCAAGGCCGTCATTGTGCGGTTGGAGCCCAGCACCGCGTAG
- a CDS encoding MSMEG_6728 family protein, producing the protein MQTFLPYPDFQQSAAVLDRVRLGKQRVEALQTLRALVIPEYGWQSHPAIRMWMGYVPALTMYGLAIADEWIARGGEDTTRAKIAEFAPQADHAAYAAKIPMPPWLGEPDLHLSHRSRLLQKEPRFYSELFPGTPADLEYVWPEPRHEFLPEDPVGDRLWILRAQVGDTAPDKLDTISLPEVGRAAKAAAQSEEYEFVYADTDSRRPAKNPKKRPPKQLVKKPTRKRQQQEEAFRTLPGNSAIAVPFDGGATFAVGKVQGRPITVDGRFARNFQVTDVVERSSFDYPALLQDPRLFFPIPAP; encoded by the coding sequence ATGCAGACTTTCCTTCCCTATCCAGATTTCCAGCAGAGTGCCGCGGTCCTTGACCGCGTGCGGCTCGGCAAGCAGCGTGTCGAGGCGCTGCAGACACTGCGTGCGCTGGTGATCCCGGAGTACGGCTGGCAGTCGCACCCGGCCATCCGCATGTGGATGGGCTACGTTCCCGCGCTGACCATGTATGGCCTGGCCATCGCTGATGAATGGATCGCCCGCGGCGGCGAGGACACCACCCGGGCCAAGATCGCCGAATTTGCCCCGCAGGCTGACCACGCGGCCTACGCGGCCAAGATCCCCATGCCGCCGTGGCTTGGCGAGCCCGACCTCCACCTGAGCCACCGCTCCCGGCTGCTGCAGAAGGAACCGCGCTTCTACAGCGAACTGTTCCCCGGAACACCCGCGGACCTCGAGTATGTCTGGCCCGAACCCCGGCATGAGTTCCTCCCGGAGGATCCGGTCGGTGACCGGCTCTGGATCCTGCGTGCCCAGGTGGGCGACACCGCCCCGGACAAGCTCGACACCATCAGCCTGCCGGAGGTCGGCCGCGCCGCGAAGGCCGCCGCCCAGTCCGAAGAGTACGAGTTCGTCTACGCCGACACCGACTCGCGCCGCCCCGCCAAGAACCCCAAGAAGCGGCCGCCCAAGCAATTGGTGAAGAAGCCCACCCGGAAGCGCCAGCAGCAGGAGGAGGCCTTCCGCACCCTCCCCGGCAATTCGGCCATCGCTGTCCCGTTCGACGGCGGCGCCACGTTCGCGGTCGGCAAGGTCCAGGGGCGCCCCATCACGGTGGACGGACGTTTCGCCCGGAACTTCCAGGTGACGGACGTTGTGGAACGCTCCTCGTTCGACTACCCCGCCCTGCTGCAGGACCCCCGGCTGTTCTTCCCGATTCCGGCGCCCTAG
- a CDS encoding alpha/beta fold hydrolase: MDTVEISGLRIGYQRAGQGPPLVLLHGAYEDSRVWSRQLEGLSGEFTVIAWDAPGCGRSDDPPPDFSGRELGDVLAGFLREVSPRKPHVLGLSWGSGVALELYRGHPNMAASLLLVSAYAGWAGSLPPEEVERRYAQILAELDQPPEQFIPVWMPTLFTERADPAVVQEASAIMADFHPAGMRAMLSASGHADYRDVLPTISVPTLLLYGAEDVRSPLAVAQEMHRQIPGSKLVVIPDVGHLVAAETPEAFNTEVRRFLHSIGD, encoded by the coding sequence ATGGACACCGTTGAGATTTCAGGACTGCGAATCGGCTACCAGCGTGCGGGCCAGGGTCCTCCGCTGGTGCTTCTTCATGGTGCCTACGAGGACAGCCGCGTCTGGAGCCGGCAGCTGGAGGGTCTGTCCGGCGAGTTCACCGTCATAGCCTGGGACGCTCCGGGCTGCGGCCGGTCCGACGATCCCCCGCCGGACTTCTCCGGCCGGGAACTGGGTGACGTGCTCGCGGGCTTCCTCCGCGAGGTATCACCGCGGAAACCGCACGTCCTCGGCCTGTCCTGGGGATCGGGCGTCGCCTTGGAGCTGTACCGGGGCCACCCCAACATGGCGGCTTCCCTGCTGCTGGTGTCGGCATACGCCGGCTGGGCCGGTTCGCTGCCGCCGGAGGAAGTCGAGCGCCGGTATGCGCAGATACTCGCCGAGCTGGACCAGCCGCCCGAACAGTTCATCCCCGTCTGGATGCCCACGTTGTTCACGGAGCGCGCGGATCCCGCCGTCGTCCAAGAGGCGAGTGCCATCATGGCCGACTTCCACCCCGCCGGCATGCGGGCAATGCTGAGCGCAAGCGGCCATGCAGACTACCGTGACGTACTTCCCACCATCAGCGTCCCCACCCTGCTGCTCTACGGGGCAGAAGACGTGCGGTCGCCGCTGGCAGTGGCGCAAGAGATGCACCGCCAGATTCCCGGGTCAAAACTTGTGGTGATTCCCGACGTCGGGCATTTGGTCGCGGCTGAAACGCCGGAGGCGTTCAACACCGAAGTGCGCCGGTTCCTGCACAGCATCGGCGATTAG
- a CDS encoding adenosine deaminase: METYDGAPEPGGASALSDAPVHAPEQAPAAQAGTEEAVAAQTDAEEAVADQPVKLLPVAELHLHIEGTLEPELIFALAERNGITLPYADLDELRARYEFTDLQSFLDLYYANMAVLQTEQDFADMTRAYLERAAAAGVRHAEIMMDPQAHVSRGIPLQTCVNGVASVLATSLEEFGVSTLLIAAFLRDLPEESALDVLEQLLAMNAPIAGIGLDSAEVGNPPAKFERLFARAKEAGLHRIAHAGEEGPPSYIIDALELLDVERIDHGIRCMEDPDLVEHLVAERVPLTVCPLSNVRLRAVDTLAEHPLPAMLAAGLNVSVNSDDPAYFGGYVDDNFVQLQTVLGLSEFDRVRLASNSIRSSFADEERKTELLAELGYS; the protein is encoded by the coding sequence ATGGAAACTTACGACGGCGCGCCCGAACCCGGCGGCGCGTCAGCACTCAGCGATGCTCCTGTCCACGCCCCCGAGCAGGCCCCGGCGGCCCAGGCCGGCACCGAAGAAGCTGTAGCGGCCCAGACCGACGCCGAAGAGGCCGTGGCGGACCAGCCCGTCAAACTTCTGCCGGTGGCCGAGCTGCACCTCCACATCGAGGGGACCCTGGAGCCGGAGCTGATTTTCGCGCTGGCCGAACGGAACGGCATCACGCTGCCGTACGCGGACCTGGACGAGCTGCGCGCCCGCTACGAGTTCACGGACCTGCAGTCCTTCCTGGACCTGTACTACGCCAACATGGCCGTTCTGCAGACGGAGCAGGACTTCGCGGACATGACCCGCGCGTACCTGGAGCGGGCGGCGGCCGCGGGAGTGCGGCACGCCGAGATCATGATGGACCCGCAGGCCCACGTGTCCCGCGGGATCCCGCTCCAGACCTGCGTGAACGGTGTTGCGTCCGTGCTGGCGACTTCCCTGGAGGAGTTCGGGGTGTCCACCCTGCTTATCGCCGCGTTCCTGCGCGACCTGCCCGAGGAATCGGCCCTCGACGTCCTGGAGCAGCTGCTGGCAATGAACGCGCCCATCGCCGGCATCGGCCTGGATTCAGCCGAGGTGGGCAATCCTCCGGCCAAATTTGAACGGCTCTTCGCCCGGGCGAAGGAGGCCGGCCTGCACCGGATAGCGCACGCCGGAGAGGAGGGCCCGCCGTCGTACATCATCGATGCGCTGGAACTGCTGGACGTGGAGCGGATCGATCACGGCATCCGCTGCATGGAGGACCCCGATCTGGTGGAACACCTCGTGGCGGAGCGCGTGCCGCTGACCGTGTGCCCGTTGTCCAATGTGCGGCTCCGTGCCGTGGACACCCTGGCCGAGCACCCGCTTCCGGCAATGCTCGCTGCGGGACTGAACGTCAGCGTGAACTCGGACGATCCCGCGTACTTCGGCGGGTACGTGGACGACAACTTCGTGCAGCTGCAAACCGTTTTGGGGTTGTCCGAGTTCGACCGGGTCCGGCTTGCCTCCAACTCCATCCGGTCCTCCTTCGCGGACGAGGAACGCAAGACCGAGCTGCTCGCGGAGCTCGGCTACTCCTGA
- a CDS encoding DUF6457 domain-containing protein: MTELNEEDLALAQWSRRLTHALQILDLELDHALIRRLAKESSEAVNDGAGPISAVVVGYAAGLSAAKGKASPSEAIESATEVALKLCEHGADGGPDSEGWSGTAQ, from the coding sequence GTGACCGAACTCAATGAAGAAGACCTGGCCCTGGCCCAATGGAGCCGTCGGCTCACCCACGCGCTGCAGATCCTGGACCTGGAGCTTGACCACGCGCTGATTCGCCGGCTGGCCAAGGAATCCTCCGAAGCAGTCAACGACGGCGCCGGTCCGATCAGCGCGGTGGTGGTGGGCTACGCGGCAGGGCTTTCCGCTGCCAAGGGGAAGGCAAGCCCCAGCGAGGCCATCGAGTCGGCCACGGAGGTCGCCCTGAAGTTGTGCGAGCACGGAGCCGACGGCGGCCCGGACAGCGAAGGCTGGAGCGGCACCGCCCAATAG
- a CDS encoding SDR family oxidoreductase, with amino-acid sequence MTVLMAGCGDLGTEAGLRFAAAGHRVVGWRRSPDKLPAAIEGVAADLTVPPLPQIPADTTAVVIAVAADSPTEEAYRAAYVDGLSNVLDALERAREHDGAAAPSPLRRVLFVSSTAVYGDADGGWVDESTTPAPGGFSGRIIREAEDLLHRRLPGTGITPVVLRLGGIYGPGRTRLIDQVRSGTAVAPAEPRYTNRIHRDDAAAAIVHLCTMAAEPGPVYLGVDNDPAELGEVQRFLADELGLPRPSSDVPAGDSGGAAGGEPSRGGNKRCSNALLRSTGFEFSYPTFREGYRAILAGEGVRHP; translated from the coding sequence ATGACTGTTCTTATGGCCGGCTGCGGCGATCTGGGTACCGAGGCCGGGCTGCGTTTCGCGGCCGCCGGCCACCGCGTGGTGGGCTGGCGGCGGTCGCCCGACAAGCTACCGGCCGCCATCGAGGGTGTCGCGGCTGACTTGACCGTTCCGCCGCTGCCGCAGATCCCGGCGGACACCACCGCCGTCGTCATCGCGGTTGCGGCCGACTCCCCCACCGAAGAGGCCTACCGGGCCGCCTACGTGGACGGACTGTCTAACGTTCTGGATGCGCTGGAACGCGCACGCGAGCACGACGGCGCCGCGGCGCCTTCACCGCTGCGCCGCGTGTTGTTCGTCTCCTCCACCGCCGTGTACGGCGACGCGGACGGCGGCTGGGTGGATGAAAGCACGACGCCGGCACCGGGCGGATTCTCCGGCCGCATCATCCGCGAGGCCGAGGACCTGCTGCACCGGCGCCTGCCCGGCACCGGGATCACCCCCGTGGTGCTTCGCCTGGGCGGCATTTACGGGCCGGGGCGGACCCGGCTGATCGACCAGGTCCGCTCAGGAACTGCGGTGGCTCCGGCGGAACCGCGGTACACCAACCGCATCCACCGCGACGACGCCGCCGCGGCGATCGTGCACCTCTGCACTATGGCCGCCGAACCCGGACCCGTGTACCTCGGCGTGGACAACGATCCCGCGGAGCTCGGCGAAGTCCAGCGTTTCCTGGCCGACGAGCTGGGACTCCCGCGGCCGTCGTCGGACGTTCCGGCTGGTGACAGTGGCGGCGCGGCCGGCGGCGAACCGTCCCGCGGCGGCAACAAACGGTGCAGCAATGCCCTGCTCCGCAGCACCGGGTTCGAGTTTTCCTACCCCACCTTCCGCGAGGGGTACCGCGCGATCCTGGCCGGCGAAGGCGTCAGGCACCCGTGA
- a CDS encoding excinuclease ABC subunit UvrA codes for MQHNKQASNVPFLTPDHPTDGFVRVRGARENNLRNVDVDVPRDAIVAFTGVSGSGKSSLAFGTIYAEAQRRYFESVAPYARRLIQQGHNPKVELITGLPPAVALQQRRGTPSSRSTVGTVTTLSNSLRMLFSRAGTYPEGTAQLDSDAFSPNTAAGACPVCHGLGIAHTVSESSLVPDTSLSIADGAIAAWPGAWQGKNLRDILSHLGYDVTIPWRKLPKKHRDWILFTEEQPVVEVTPKRDRVAKPYKGRFWSAKSYVLHTLADSKSDTMRQRVLRFMETGPCERCGGSGLTPDALAVTFAGRTIAELNAVPMAELAEVIRPTSELKDAGTASRGAASGETNEVAVAITRDLLLRITVLLELGLGYLALGRATPTLSPGEMQRLRIATQLRSGLFGVVYVLDEPSAGLHPADAEPLQAVLEALKSSGNSVFVVEHNMDVVRRADWLVDVGPRAGEGGGEILYSGPVAGLADVESSVTRPFLFPGGGGSNGGGQRDGGTNDGGARRQADGWLGLKGISRHNLRNLDAEFPLGILTAVTGVSGSGKSTLVSQVLAEVVGARLRPQAGDAAAVAEVTAEDLESGDAGSGEPLIVAEAVAETSGIERIDRLVRVDQKPIGRTPRSNLATYTGLFDAVRKEFAATGQARARRFGAGRFSFNVAGGRCETCLGEGFVAVELLFLPGSYGPCPECGGSRYNPETLEVTYNGKNVAEVLAMTVDAAADFLAGVPAAARSLQTLRDVGLGYLRLGQPATELSGGEAQRIKLATELQRARRGHTLYLLDEPTTGLHPADVQLLMAQLHGLVDAGNTVIVVEHEMDVVAAADWVIDLGPAGGDAGGEIVASGTPSDVARSARSRTAPYLATALDQ; via the coding sequence ATGCAACATAACAAGCAGGCTTCCAATGTGCCCTTCCTGACTCCGGACCACCCCACCGATGGATTCGTCCGGGTGCGCGGAGCCCGGGAAAACAACCTGCGCAACGTGGACGTGGACGTGCCCCGGGATGCCATCGTCGCGTTCACCGGCGTCTCCGGTTCCGGCAAGTCATCCCTCGCCTTCGGCACCATCTACGCAGAAGCCCAGCGCCGCTATTTCGAATCCGTGGCCCCGTACGCGCGGCGCCTCATCCAGCAGGGGCACAATCCCAAAGTGGAGCTGATCACGGGGCTGCCTCCCGCCGTCGCCCTTCAACAACGGCGCGGCACGCCGAGCAGCCGGTCCACCGTGGGTACGGTGACCACGCTGTCCAACTCGCTGCGCATGCTGTTCTCCCGTGCCGGCACGTATCCGGAAGGCACGGCACAGCTGGATTCGGACGCGTTTTCGCCCAACACGGCCGCCGGCGCCTGCCCCGTCTGCCATGGCCTGGGCATTGCCCACACGGTCAGCGAATCTTCCCTGGTCCCGGACACCTCGCTGAGCATCGCCGACGGCGCCATTGCGGCCTGGCCGGGTGCGTGGCAGGGCAAGAACCTCCGCGACATCCTCAGCCACCTCGGCTACGACGTCACCATCCCCTGGCGGAAGCTGCCCAAGAAGCACCGCGACTGGATCCTGTTTACCGAGGAACAGCCCGTGGTGGAGGTGACGCCGAAGCGGGACCGGGTGGCCAAACCCTACAAAGGCCGCTTCTGGAGCGCCAAGAGCTACGTGCTCCACACGCTGGCCGACTCCAAGAGCGACACCATGCGCCAGCGCGTTCTCCGGTTCATGGAAACGGGACCGTGCGAGCGCTGCGGCGGAAGCGGACTGACGCCCGACGCCCTGGCCGTGACCTTCGCGGGACGCACCATCGCCGAGCTCAACGCCGTACCCATGGCCGAACTGGCCGAGGTCATCCGGCCCACCAGCGAGCTGAAGGACGCCGGGACGGCCAGCCGTGGTGCGGCCTCGGGCGAGACCAACGAAGTGGCCGTCGCCATCACCCGCGACCTCCTGCTGCGGATCACCGTCCTGCTGGAGCTGGGCCTGGGCTACCTCGCCCTGGGCAGGGCCACACCCACGCTCTCCCCCGGCGAGATGCAGCGGCTGCGGATCGCCACCCAGCTGCGCTCCGGGCTGTTCGGAGTGGTGTACGTACTGGACGAACCGTCCGCCGGGCTCCACCCCGCCGACGCCGAACCGTTGCAGGCTGTGCTCGAAGCGCTCAAATCCTCCGGGAATTCGGTGTTCGTGGTGGAACACAACATGGACGTGGTCCGCCGGGCCGATTGGCTGGTTGACGTTGGGCCCCGCGCCGGAGAAGGCGGCGGCGAGATCCTCTACAGCGGCCCTGTTGCGGGGCTGGCGGACGTGGAGTCGTCCGTTACGCGGCCCTTCCTGTTCCCCGGCGGCGGCGGGAGCAACGGCGGCGGACAGCGCGACGGCGGGACGAACGACGGCGGTGCGCGCCGGCAAGCGGACGGCTGGCTCGGATTGAAGGGCATCAGCCGGCACAACCTCCGCAATCTCGATGCGGAATTCCCGCTGGGTATCCTGACGGCGGTCACGGGCGTTTCCGGCTCGGGCAAGTCAACGCTGGTGAGCCAGGTCCTTGCCGAGGTGGTGGGGGCGCGGCTCCGCCCGCAGGCGGGTGACGCTGCGGCGGTTGCGGAGGTAACCGCCGAGGATCTGGAATCCGGGGACGCCGGGTCCGGAGAACCGCTCATCGTTGCCGAAGCCGTGGCAGAAACCAGCGGAATAGAGCGGATTGACCGTCTGGTGCGGGTGGACCAGAAGCCGATCGGCCGCACGCCGCGGTCCAACCTGGCCACGTACACCGGGCTGTTCGACGCGGTGCGCAAGGAATTCGCCGCCACCGGGCAGGCACGTGCCCGCCGGTTCGGCGCCGGCCGGTTCTCCTTCAACGTGGCAGGCGGACGCTGCGAGACCTGCCTGGGCGAAGGGTTCGTGGCCGTTGAGCTCCTCTTCCTGCCGGGAAGCTACGGCCCCTGCCCCGAGTGCGGGGGTTCGCGCTACAACCCGGAGACGCTGGAGGTGACCTACAACGGCAAGAACGTGGCCGAAGTGCTGGCCATGACGGTGGACGCCGCCGCGGACTTCCTTGCCGGCGTCCCGGCCGCTGCCCGCAGCCTGCAGACCCTGCGCGACGTTGGCCTGGGCTACCTCCGGCTGGGCCAGCCCGCCACCGAGCTCTCGGGCGGCGAAGCGCAGCGGATCAAGCTGGCCACGGAACTCCAGCGTGCCCGCCGCGGCCACACCCTCTACCTGCTGGACGAGCCCACCACAGGACTCCACCCTGCGGACGTCCAACTGCTCATGGCCCAGCTGCACGGCCTGGTGGACGCCGGAAACACCGTCATTGTGGTGGAGCACGAGATGGACGTGGTGGCCGCCGCGGACTGGGTGATCGATCTCGGGCCTGCCGGTGGCGACGCCGGCGGTGAGATCGTGGCGTCCGGTACGCCGTCCGACGTCGCCCGTTCCGCCCGGAGCCGGACGGCGCCGTACCTGGCGACGGCGCTGGACCAATGA
- a CDS encoding glycosidase, translating to MPTAIADTTTVRLKSVLDILAESVLSGETLGAGAVLAQATVRVPLNEKESELLSGGIPRGHKALTTATSKLVKAGWLVKGRSGWTITEEGLRATVAFPDADSFATALAEGTPVPADVPVPTSLPARAAAPKAAAAKAPKAAPKKKAPSKAAKVVEKAAELIEDAVAPVAKAVRTRKAAAKPAPAGEETQAEAPSVESIDQPEAVAIAGDFNVLLGAPANWAPQYDEAQMKLDAVDQLWKLSTDLPAGHYSFKIALNRSWDENYGAFGAFDGANHELHHPGGRITFNYDHRTRDITLV from the coding sequence ATGCCCACGGCTATTGCAGACACCACCACTGTTCGACTCAAATCAGTGCTCGACATCCTCGCGGAAAGCGTTCTGTCGGGCGAGACCCTCGGCGCGGGCGCGGTCCTGGCCCAGGCCACGGTCCGGGTACCGCTGAACGAGAAGGAAAGTGAGCTGCTCAGCGGAGGCATTCCCCGGGGACACAAAGCACTCACCACCGCCACGAGCAAGCTCGTCAAGGCCGGCTGGCTCGTCAAGGGCCGCAGCGGCTGGACCATCACCGAGGAGGGCCTCCGCGCCACGGTGGCATTCCCGGATGCGGACTCATTCGCCACCGCACTCGCGGAAGGAACTCCGGTTCCCGCCGACGTTCCGGTACCCACATCGCTTCCCGCTAGGGCTGCGGCCCCGAAAGCCGCTGCCGCAAAGGCTCCGAAGGCTGCACCCAAGAAAAAGGCGCCCTCCAAGGCTGCCAAGGTGGTCGAAAAGGCTGCCGAGCTGATCGAGGACGCGGTGGCACCCGTGGCGAAGGCTGTGCGAACGCGCAAGGCTGCCGCCAAGCCGGCCCCAGCGGGCGAAGAGACCCAGGCAGAGGCACCCAGCGTGGAATCGATCGACCAGCCGGAAGCTGTCGCCATCGCCGGCGACTTCAACGTGCTGCTGGGAGCACCGGCAAACTGGGCTCCGCAGTACGACGAGGCCCAGATGAAGCTGGATGCAGTGGACCAGTTGTGGAAGCTCAGCACGGACCTCCCGGCCGGGCACTACAGCTTCAAGATCGCGCTCAACCGCTCCTGGGACGAGAACTACGGTGCGTTCGGTGCATTTGATGGCGCCAACCACGAGCTCCACCACCCGGGCGGCCGGATCACGTTCAACTACGATCACCGGACCCGGGACATCACGCTGGTCTAA